In Metarhizium brunneum chromosome 3, complete sequence, a genomic segment contains:
- the dus3 gene encoding tRNA-dihydrouridine(47) synthase, which produces MNGQEQAPAPAPAPTPAPETTHHELDTPEQPAAKRLKVNDAAHSRAGSNSTEGPDGQESRDVPTNGNDETVAEPRAPIDRRVGTTPIKKEYLLGVSTSRNSESEMADDDAAEGRGGDDRDRRDNHGGAKGKRGKKEKRKKGQNTERSFGRFGDSIQLCNSRAMYPEFSPHPCKFGDECRMSHDLRKYLEEGRREDVETFGGKCPVFEQYGVCFSGWKCRFVKSHMRELEHEDGRKELVLIDNSNKTESNGTVPMATSTKVSGGDELDERRAGIYNNVAMSTKIDLNRKRIDFAKADEYIKWMNDEATLNNSFHHRRKDQSNEGIEDLRAQFVDPPFKPSEKRRLYFGPETPTLAPLTTQGNLPFRRLCVELGCELTYSEMAMGMPLLQGTKADWTLIKAHESEIQPPAFKPSSNNYVFENYDNSRDLRFGAQISGNQPWIVTKAADVLNRYCPHLRLIDLNCGCPIDMVFKSGGGSALLESQGKLERMIRGMNAMSGEIPITAKIRTGVKSSRPTAPSVISKLAFGSREHRERLGAPGCAALTLHGRSREQRYTKRADWSYIGECAALIKTYNEQRDALADTAAEPDASTLPNSKDGRMYFLGNGDCYSHTEYFEHVSKSRVDTVMIGRGALIKPWLFEEIQQGQYLDKSASERLTYIEKFVRYGLDAWGSDELGIGFTRRFLLEWLSFAHRYVPVGLLEVLPPSLNDRPPAYVGRNDLETLMASGNYKDWIKITEMFLGPVHPGFEFQPKHRSNAYEAEG; this is translated from the exons ATGAACGGCCAAGAGCAGGCTCcggctcctgctcctgctcctaCTCCTGCCCCAGAAACGACACATCATGAACTTGATACTCCTGAGCAACCAGCTGCGAAGAGACTTAAGGTGAACGATGCAGCCCATTCAAGAGCAGGTTCAAATTCTACGGAGGGGCCCGACGGACAGGAGTCCCGAGATGTGCCAACAAACGGCAATGACGAGACTGTTGCCGAACCACGCGCCCCCATCGACCGTCGTGTAGGCACAACACCAATTAAGAAGGA GTACCTTCTTGGTGTATCTACATCAAGAAATTCAGAATCAGAGATggcggatgacgacgccgctgaaggccgtggtggtgatgacAGAGATCGCAGAGACAACCACGGAGGTGCGAAAGGCAAAAGGGGgaaaaaggagaaaagaaagaagggCCAGAACACCGAACGTTCTTTTGGCCGCTTCGGAGATTCCATCCAGCTCTGTAACAGTCGCGCCATGTACCCCGAATTCTCACCTCACCCGTGCAAATTCGGTGACGAGTGCCGCATGTCCCACGACTTGCGAAAGTATCTCGAAGAAGGACGTCGCGAGGATGTCGAAACCTTTGGCGGCAAGTGTCCCGTATTTGAGCAGTACGGCGTCTGTTTCTCCGGCTGGAAATGCCGCTTTGTTAAGAGCCACATGAGGGAGCTGGAGCATGAGGACGGCCGAAAGGAGCTGGTTCTCATTGATAACTCAAACAAGACGGAATCCAACGGCACAGTGCCCATGGCAACGTCAACCAAGGTCTCCGGTGGTGATGAACTTGATGAGCGCCGAGCAGGAATCTACAACAACGTCGCTATGAGTACCAAGATTGACCTGAACCGTAAGCGAATCGACTTCGCCAAAGCAGACGAGTACATCAAGTGGATGAACGACGAAGCCACCCTCAACAACTCGTTCCACCATCGTCGCAAGGACCAGTCCAATGAAGGCATCGAGGACCTCCGCGCCCAGTTCGTCGACCCCCCTTTCAAGCCCTCCGAAAAGCGCCGGCTGTACTTTGGTCCCGAAACACCCACTCTCGCACCGCTGACCACCCAGGGAAACCTCCCCTTCCGCCGTCTCTGCGTCGAACTCGGTTGCGAACTGACATACTCCGAAATGGCAATGGGCATGCCCCTCCTGCAAGGTACAAAGGCAGACTGGACGCTTATTAAGGCGCACGAATCCGAGATCCAACCGCCCGCCTTcaagcccagcagcaacaactaCGTCTTTGAAAACTACGACAACTCGCGCGACCTGCGCTTCGGTGCCCAAATCTCCGGCAACCAGCCCTGGATCGtcaccaaggccgccgacgtCCTCAACCGCTACTGCCCTCACCTGCGCCTTATCGACCTCAACTGCGGATGCCCCATCGACATGGTTTTCAAATCCGGCGGCGGCTCAGCTCTTCTCGAATCCCAGGGCAAGCTTGAACGTATGATCCGCGGCATGAACGCCATGTCCGGCGAGATTCCCATCACCGCCAAGATACGAACGGGCGTGAAGTCGTCTCGCCCAACGGCCCCCTCTGTCATCTCCAAACTCGCCTTTGGATCACGCGAGCACCGCGAACGCCTCGGCGCCCCCGGGTGCGCGGCATTGACCCTTCACGGCCGCAGCCGAGAGCAGCGGTACACCAAACGCGCGGACTGGAGCTACATCGGTGAATGCGCGGCCCTTATCAAGACCTACAACGAGCAAAGGGACGCCCTGGCCGACACTGCCGCCGAGCCTGACGCGAGCACCCTCCCCAATTCTAAAGACGGAAGGATGTACTTCCTCGGCAATGGCGACTGCTACTCTCACACGGAATACTTTGAGCATGTTTCCAAATCCCGTGTCGACACCGTCATGATTGGTCGTGGCGCCCTCATCAAGCCCTGGCTTTTTGAAGAGATTCAACAGGGTCAGTATCTCGATAAATCTGCTTCCGAACGTCTCACGTACATTGAGAAATTTGTACGCTACGGTCTCGACGCCTGGGGCTCAGATGAGCTCGGCATCGGGTTCACCAGACGTTTCCTACTGGAGTGGTTGAGTTTTGCGCATCGCTATGTCCCCGTCGGCCTGCTGGAGGTGCTGCCACCTAGTTTGAATGATCGTCCGCCGGCCTATGTGGGAAGGAATGATTTGGAGACTCTAATGGCCAGTGGGAATTACAAGGACTGGATCAAGATTAC GGAAATGTTCTTGGGACCGGTCCATCCTGGATTCGAGTTTCAGCCTAAACATCGGTCGAATGCTTATGAGGCAGAGGGTTAA
- the YBT1_0 gene encoding Pleiotropic ABC efflux transporter of multiple drugs YBT1, translated as MTVPILLPLSAAVLGATGLITFPGVFASLAQARHRTPPDNFYQDVDGKATPESMAAFSNKKPKACILVFSVLGFGLSVTTTVLSILNPLGDGLNLENWLTTGTWAAIVLQAVCIGAQHSPVKSHDLGLWTFLSSLITVAVSAAQVYHVSNFASPGKDVNLIVRIVNAVILIPLAFSCISLPRRPDVFYNGEKVDAEWSTTVLSRYTWSWANDLLETAKRKGDLDEKDIPRPDHTIRAESLVDAWNKANYQGSLLKSLLVAYGRRLVFQWAIIVFRCIIGLGPFWTMLRLVQMLEDRDAGIVASRELWVLVFLMGLFTLAEQWLDGWIVWFSITKLFAPVRGQLAALIFEKSLRRKNVKTAEKTKEDESSDDAKGNDKDKGKKEEARDDEDSVLKSRQAIVNLVGVDTKHIADFAMMQLFIISSIGKLLVYSGYLVKLIGWIPFGAGILAWSLVLPANTVAAKFYLKAETRLMKNRDNKLAVINEALLGMRQIKFSALEAQWENKILEMREIEISSLKDVFKADSMLFFSWVASPILLAAASLAVYAVVNGILAPSVAFVSIGVFKSLEVSLSALPELLTGGIDTLVSVRRIDKYLKGPEMKNILTEGHDVAFDNATIAWPVDDEVPDDDRFILNNVNLSFPAGELSVISGKTGSGKSLVLNALLGESDLLEGNIFVPRTVPPLERHDGKAHPGNWILPGAVAYVGQNPWLESASLRDNILFGLPFIESRYNTVLDVCALKRDIEILNDGDKTELGANGINLSGGQKWRLTLARAIYSRAEILIMDDIFSAVDAHVGRQIFERCISGPICKGRTRILVTHHVALVEPITKYLVELGEGTVLHAGLTSDLAEDGTLELIKSHEQTQLEVYVEDTTDGATAVNSEAVSVEEAVDLEESENALHKVPSQTAKKFVEDEARAKGNVKARVYGTFLSSSGGWFFWGVCILLFIAFEAGNLGRNWWVRIWTGASEEHTFVNASREHGMVYGLSYEHSTLHSASASRLVTYSEEHSHTMSYYLWIYVAIATASGIIGTLRFVWSFIMSIKAARTLFRRILFTVLRTRLRWLDTVPVGRVLNRLTADFDIIDNRITMDLGFMFWRVLGLMGVCVAALLVSTLMLPLALVLLFVASFIAIRFLTGARPVKRIESNAKSPVFELFNSSLSGVSTLRAFKKTQTYVGQMHSYLDNWDTVSVHIWTLNRWLGFRMALIGTVFTTMVGAIVVGSSFVNAAMAGFTLSFALDFSGNMLMAIRGYASLELDMNAAERVIEYTEVETEDLGGEIPPASWPTTGTMEVKDLVVSYADDLPPVLKGISFDVKNNERIGVIGRTGAGKSSLTLALFRFLEARSGQVFIDGIDISKIRLHDLRSRLAIIPQDPVLFSGTVRSNLDPFDDHTDDELTDCLSRVHLVDSAPATPANEASSTTGSTIAPKNTNIFRDLSSGISESGGNLSQGQRQLLCIARAIVSRPKVMVLDEATSAVDMATDALIQRSIREEFTDSTLIVIAHRLSTIADFDRILVLSEGTVAEFGSPRELWETEGSIFRDLCEHSGEKAKLKEVILSKLR; from the exons ATGACGGTCCCAATTCTCCTTCCGCTCTCTGCCGCAGTCTTGGGAGCCACTGGCCTCATCACGTTTCCTGGAGTCTTTGCCAGTTTGGCCCAAGCCCGACACCGCACGCCTCCGGACAACTTCTATCAAGATGTTGATGGTAAGGCTACGCCAGAGTCAATGGCTGCGTTTTCGAACAAGAAGCCGAAAGCTTGTATCCTGGTTTTTTCTGTGCTTGGCTTTGGACTCTCCGTTACTACTACCGTTTTGTCCATCCTTAACCCCCTTGGTGATGGCCTGAACTTGGAAAATTGGCTCACCACCGGGACTTGG GCAGCCATTGTCTTGCAGGCCGTCTGTATTGGTGCCCAGCATTCGCCTGTCAAGTCTCACGACCTCGGCCTTTGGACCTTTCTCTCTTCCCTAATCACTGTCGCCGTTAGTGCTGCCCAAGTCTACCATGTGAGCAATTTTGCATCGCCAGGAAAAGACGTCAATCTCATTGTGCGAATCGTTAATGCCGTCATTCTCATTCCCCTGGCCTTTTCTTGCATAAGCCTGCCTCGACGACCGGACGTTTTCTACAATGGCGAAAAAGTTGATGCAGAGTGGTCCACCACCGTTCTAAGTCGGTATACCTGGAGCTGGGCCAATGACCTCCtggagacggccaagagaaAGGGCGATTTGGATGAGAAAGATATCCCTAGACCCGACCACACTATCCGAGCAGAGTCGCTTGTCGACGCTTGGAACAAGGCAAACTACCAGGGCAGCCTCTTGAAATCCTTGCTTGTAGCCTACGGTAGACGTCTTGTATTTCAATGGGCCATCATTGTTTTCCGATGTATCATTGGTCTTGGTCCATTCTGGACTATGCTCCGTCTTGTCCAGATGCTTGAAGACCGCGATGCTGGTATTGTAGCATCTCGTGAGCTGTGGGTTCTCGTGTTTCTCATGGGACTCTTCACTCTCGCCGAACAG TGGCTGGACGGCTGGATtgtctggttttccatcACCAAGTTGTTTGCTCCGGTCAGAGGACAGCTCGCAGCCCTAATCTTTGAAAAATCTCTTCGACGAAAGAATGTTAAAACCGCAGAGAAAACTAAAGAGGACGAATCGTCCGATGACGCAAAGGGCAATGATaaggacaagggcaagaaagaagaagctcgagacGATGAAGACAGTGTACTGAAGTCGCGCCAGGCAATTGTGAACCTCGTTGGTGTGGATACCAAACACATTGCCGACTTTGCAATGATGCAACTCTTCATCATTAGTAGCATTGGTAAACTTCTTGTTTATTCTGGCTATCTTGTTAAGCTCATTGGCTGGATACCATTTGGTGCTGGTATTCTGGCCTGGTCCCTTGTTCTTCCTGCGAACACTGTTGCCGCCAAATTCTATCTCAAGGCCGAGACGCGACTGATGAAGAACCGTGATAATAAATTGGCCGTTATAAACGAGGCCTTGCTAGGCATGCGACAAATCAAATTTTCAGCGCTGGAAGCCCAATGGGAAAACAAGATCCTTGAAATGAGAGAGATCGAAATTTCTTCGCTGAAGGATGTGTTCAAGGCTGACAGCATGCTATTCTTTTCTTGGGTGGCGAGCCCTATTCTTCTTGCAGCAGCGTCTCTGGCGGTGTACGCTGTTGTCAACGGAATTCTTGCGCCATCTGTCGCCTTTGTCAGTATCGGAGTCTTCAAGAGTTTGGAGGTATCGCTATCAGCTCTCCCGGAACTCCTAACTGGGGGCATTGACACCTTGGTCTCAGTTAGACGTATCGATAAATATCTAAAAGGTCCCGAAATGAAGAACATTCTCACCGAAGGCCACGATGTGGCCTTTGACAATGCGACAATTGCTTGGCCTGTTGACGACGAAGTCCCAGACGATGATCGATTCATTCTGAACAACGTTAATCTTTCTTTCCCGGCCGGTGAATTGTCCGTCATTTCGGGGAAAACTGGATCGGGAAAAAGTCTCGTGTTGAATGCTCTCCTTGGGGAGTCGGACCTCTTGGAAGGAAACATTTTTGTGCCTCGAACTGTTCCTCCCCTGGAACGACATGATGGCAAGGCACACCCCGGAAATTGGATTCTTCCCGGTGCTGTAGCCTACGTTGGCCAGAATCCGTGGCTTGAGAGCGCCTCACTCCGTGACAACATTCTTTTTGGTTTGCCTTTCATTGAGAGCAGATACAATACTGTTCTTGATGTTTGCGCTTTGAAGAGAGATATTGAAATCTTGAATGATGGCGACAAGACTGAGTTGGGCGCCAATGGCATCAATCTCAGTGGCGGTCAAAAGTGGCGACTTACTCTAGCTCGTGCTATTTACTCTCGAGCCGAAATCCTCATCATGGATGATATTTTTAGTGCTGTGGATGCCCATGTTGGCAGACAGATCTTTGAAAGGTGCATATCTGGTCCGATCTGCAAAGGCAGAACCCGAATTCTTGTCACCCACCATGTCGCTTTAGTTGAACCCATCACCAAGTATCTTGTCGAACTCGGAGAGGGAACAGTCCTCCATGCTGGTCTTACGTCCGACCTCGCTGAAGATGGCACTCTCGAACTCATTAAGAGCCACGAACAAACTCAACTAGAAGTCTATGTTGAAGACACGACTGACGGCGCAACCGCCGTCAACTCCGAGGCAGTTTCTGTTGAGGAAGCTGTGGACCTCGAAGAGTCCGAAAACGCATTGCACAAAGTTCCATCTCAGACCGCCAAGAAGTTCGTGGAGGATGAAGCTCGTGCAAAGGGGAATGTCAAAGCCCGTGTGTACGGCACCTtcctcagcagcagcggcggatGGTTTTTCTGGGGTGTCTGCATCCTTTTGTTCATTGCCTTTGAAGCCGGTAATCTCGGACGCAACTGGTGGGTACGTATTTGGACAGGTGCCTCTGAGGAGCACACATTTGTGAATGCGTCTCGTGAACATGGTATGGTGTATGGTCTATCATATGAGCACAGCACCCTACACTCAGCCTCCGCTTCTCGACTCGTAACGTATAGTGAGGAGCATAGCCATACCATGTCGTATTACCTTTGGATCTATGTAGCTATTGCTACGGCAAGTGGAATTATTGGTACTTTGCGATTTGTCTGGTCCTTTATTATGAGCATCAAGGCTGCCAGGACACTGTTCCGCAGAATTCTCTTCACAGTTTTGCGAACTCGGTTGCGTTGGCTAGACACCGTTCCTGTCGGTCGTGTTCTTAACCGTCTGACCGCCGATTTTGATATCATCGACAACCGAATCACTATGGACCTTGGCTTTATGTTCTGGCGTGTCTTGGGCCTGATGGGCGTCTGCGTGGCGGCTCTCTTGGTTTCTACTCTCATGCTTCCTTTGGCGCTCGTATTGTTATTTGTTGCTAGTTTCATCGCTATCCGATTCTTGACTGGCGCACGGCCGGTGAAAAGAATTGAGAGCAATGCCAAATCACCAGTCTTTGAGCTTTTCAACTCGTCGCTGTCGGGCGTGTCTACCTTGCGAGCCTTCAAGAAGACTCAGACCTACGTCGGTCAAATGCACTCTTACCTTGATAACTGGGACACAGTCTCTGTCCATATTTGGACTCTGAATCGTTGGTTGGGTTTCCGTATGGCACTAATAGGGaccgtcttcaccaccatGGTTGGTGCCATTGTTGTTGGCTCCTCATTTGTTaatgctgccatggctggattTACTTTATCATTCGCTCTTGACTTCTCTGGCAATATGCTCATGGCCATCCGAGGGTATGCGTCCTTGGAATTAGACATGAATGCTGCCGAGCGCGTGATTGAATACACGGAAGTCGAGACCGAGGACTTGGGCGGGGAGATTCCTCCTGCTTCGTGGCCTACCACTGGCACTATGGAGGTCAAGGATCTTGTCGTCAGTTATGCGGACGACTTACCTCCCGTTTTGAAGGGAATATCGTTCGATGTTAAAAACAATGAACGCATCGGAGTCATCGGCCGCACTGGTGCTGGCAAGTCGTCGCTGACTCTGGCGCTCTTCCGATTCCTTGAAGCTAGGTCTGGTCAAGTCTTCATTGACGGAATTGACATTTCCAAGATTCGACTCCACGATTTGCGATCTCGTCTTGCCATTATTCCCCAG GATCCTGTGCTTTTTTCCGGTACTGTTCGGAGTAATCTTGATCCTTTCGACGACCATACAGACGATGAATTGACCGATTGTCTGTCGCGAGTCCACTTGGTCGATTCTGCTCCAGCCACTCCCGCCAACGAGGCATCTTCGACTACTGGGTCGACCATTGCCCCCAAGAATACCAACATCTTCCGCGACTTGTCCAGCGGCATTTCAGAGTCTGGCGGCAATTTGTCTCAAGGCCAGCGTCAGCTTCTCTGCATTGCTCGAGCTATTGTTTCGCGTCCGAAGGTTATGGTCCTGGATGAGGCTACGTCCGCTGTGGACATGGCCACCGATGCTCTCATCCAGCGCAGCATTCGAGAGGAGTTTACTGACAGCACCCTCATTGTTATTGCTCACAGATTAAGTACCATTGCCGACTTTGATCGCATTCTCGTACTGAGTGAGGGTACTGTTGCTGAATTTGGCTCGCCTCGTGAACTATGGGAGACCGAAGGCAGCATCTTTAGAGATTTGTGCGAACACAGTGGAGAGAAGGCCAAGCTGAAGGAAGTCATCTTGAGCAAATTACGCTGA
- the PEX13 gene encoding Peroxisomal membrane protein PAS20: MASPPKPWERPGASAAASTPIPSTTAASPAVAASAAAASSAAPPVPDRPSSLASAVNQNASAYSRVGVGAMGMGASPYSAYGSAYSSPYSSPYSRFGGMGGYGGGMYGGYGGYGGGGMYGGMYGGGMGPNDPNSLTNRFSNGTAATFQMLEGIVTAFGGFAQMLESTYMATHSSFFAMVSVAEQFGNLRDTLGSILGIFTLIRWIRTLIAKITGRPPPADATALTPAAFARFEGRPGPDGTSGPAKASRKPLFFFLAAAFGIPYLMSKMIRTLAASQEEEERRLQQQALEAQQPVDPSKLEFCRLMYDYLPQGNNTSMELEARKGDLVAVLTKHDPAGNPSEWWQCRSRDGRQGYLPSTYLEVLKRPGQDVKAIKAASSDSSRANSITTASESLQEGKKEYATADGMQRSHFYS, translated from the exons ATGGCCTCGCCCCCCAAGCCTTGGGAGCGGCCTGGcgcttctgctgctgcctcCA CTCCTATCCCTTCTACCACAGCCGCATCGCCAGCCGTTGCTGCGagcgctgctgccgcttctTCTGCCGCTCCTCCTGTTCCCGACCGCCCTTCTTCCCTCGCCTCCGCCGTTAATCAGAATGCCTCAGCGTACAGCcgcgtgggcgtgggcgccATGGGCATGGGTGCCTCACCATACAGTGCCTATGGCAGTGCGTATTCATCACCGTACTCAAGTCCGTACTCACGGTTTGGCGGCATGGGTGGATATGGCGGTGGCATGTATGGCGGCTATGGAGGttacggcggcggcggcatgtaCGGGGGGATgtatggcggcggcatgggcCCCAACGACCCCAACAGCTTAACCAATCGCTTCAGCAATGGAACTGCAGCTACCTTTCAGATGTTGGAGGGTATCGTAACTGCCTTTGGCGGATTCGCCCAAATGCTTGAGAGCACATACATGGCCACACACTCAAGCTTCTTTG CCATGGTATCAGTCGCCGAGCAGTTCGGCAACCTTCGCGATACTCTGGGCTCCATTCTTGGCATCTTCACACTCATACGCTGGATCCGCACGCTCATCGCCAAAATCACGGGTCGGCCACCCCCAGCAGACGCAACCGCTCTCACACCCGCCGCCTTTGCCCGCTTCGAAGGCCGTCCTGGCCCCGATGGCACCTCGGGTCCCGCCAAGGCTTCTCGTAAACCTctgttcttcttcctcgccgcaGCATTCGGTATCCCCTATCTCATGTCCAAGATGATCCGCACCCTGGCTGCCTCtcaagaagaggaggagcgcCGCCTACAGCAACAGGCCCTCGAAGCACAACAACCCGTTGACCCGTCCAAGCTCGAATTCTGTCGCCTCATGTACGACTACCTCCCCCAGGGCAACAACACGTCCATGGAACTCGAAGCACGAAAAGGCGATCTCGTTGCCGTTCTCACAAAACACGATCCCGCAGGCAACCCTAGTGAATGGTGGCAATGCCGTTCTCGCGATGGCCGCCAGGGCTACCTCCCCTCCACCTATCTCGAGGTGCTGAAGCGTCCCGGTCAAGACGTCAAGGCGATCAAGGCCGCGTCTAGCGACTCTAGCAGAGCAAATTCAATCACGACTGCGTCTGAGAGCCTGCAGGAGGGCAAGAAGGAGTATGCTACCGCTGATGGGATGCAGCGAAGCCATTTTTACTCG